AGCCCTGGATGCCTTTGCCGCCGGCAATGAACTGCACGGCGCTACCGACAATGATCGCGACCACCATCATCAGAAACATCGGCACCGACAGGTAAGCCAGGTAACCGAGGCAACCCAGGGTAACGGTGGCGGCGATGGCCAGGGGTGTGAAGGCAAAGGAAAAATCGCTGATGGTGTCCACGTCGTGGGTCAGCACCGGGATCAGGCGGTGGGAGCGATACTGCTCGATCTGTCCGATCGGAGCTGACAGCACCTTTTCACCCAGATCCTTGCGCAGGGCGGCAATGATCCGTTGCCCGACATAGTTGGTGCCGATGTCGGAAATGATCGAACTGATAAGCGCCACCACGCACAAGGCGGCAAAGGTCAGGACCACACCCTGTGTCATGCCACCCTCGGAATGCAGAGCATTGTTGATGGTTGCCAGCAGCAGGGTGATGGCCAGGCCGCCGACCATACCGAGGGCGACGGAGACCGTAACAATGGTGCGAAAGGGCCGGAGCAATGCGAGCAAACCTTTGAAGGCGCCGCGCTTGGGGTCGGTCATAAATACTTCCCGGGAAATGAAAAAGAGGGGGCTGGGCACACAGACCCTTACCCATGACAAACGAAGCATCGGCGTGACTATTTAGCTCGGTGCGCCAGGCGGTGGCAGTGAGCGATAAATTGCCTGGGGCCTGGTTCGTTCTTGTTGTGTAGGCGCACGCGTATCGACGCTGTGCGTGGCCCTTTCAGCGAGAGCGAAACAAATGACGAAAAAGAACCTGGTGTATGTCTGGTCCCTGAGAAATGCCGCTGCCGACAAGGCCGGGCAGCCGGTGGCCTATAAGGACCACGAGCGCTACATGAAGTCGGTGCTGGAGTTTCTGGTGGGCTCGCTCAACGACACGCCGCTGGGCGAGGTCTACAACCTGGTGGGCGTGGTGTATGACGACGATGAGCAAAACCCGCGCGACCAGCAGTTGGTCGCGGACTATGGCTTCGCCTACAAGCCGGGCCGCCAGTGGTTGTACCCGGCGGATTTGCGCGTGCAGGGCAAGTTGGTCAATGACCTGCTGCTGAGCGTGCCATCCACCTATCGCCGGCTGCCACGGGGCAGCGCCGAACATATCGCCGGCAAGCAGGATTTCGAGCGGCGCCTGCATGACACCCTGGTGGAGTTGAAGGCCGACATCGTGGTGCTTGACGGTTTGCTGGTGATCCTCGATGAACTGGTGCGTCCGGGCGCGCCGTTTGCGCGGCGCATCATGAACATTCATCCGGGCATCACCCGCATCGAATCGCCTTACGAGCGCCGTGGGGCCTACGCCACCTGGAATGCGCTGTACGGCGCGCGTGGGCAAGCGGTTGTAGATTGGGCGACCAGGCAGACGCAGCCGTGCGAGCCGCTGTACCTGACCGGGGCATCGTTCCATTACGTGGATAACGGTATCGACTCCGGTGAAGTGTTCCACGACGTGCTCAAGACAGAGATTTCGCCCGAGGACACCATCCTCGAACTGCGCTGGAACAACTTCAATAACAGCCTGTTCCCGGCGCTGCACGAAGGCTTGGAGCTGTTGGCCAAGCAAGGCTGAGCACAATCTTGCTGATGCATGGGATCTAAATGTGGGAGGGGGCTCGCTCCCGATGAGGGCATGTCAGTCAATGCATGGGTGACTGACACACCGCTATCGGGAGCAAGCCCCCTCCCACAATTTAGAGCTCGCGCACTACCCGAAAGCCAATCCAGTCGCCGCGTGTCTGCGGATAGATGTTGTTGCGATTGCCCGAACGCGAAAACACCGGCGCCTCACCCCAGTCATTGCCGCGAATCTGGTAAGCCTCACAGTTCGGCTCCACCCACGCACTGCCATCAGTCGGTGCGCCGATGTAGTTCGGGTGCTCGCAATCGGCTACCCGCTCATACACATTGCCGTGCATGTCATACATCCCGAACGCATTCGGCGGGTAGCTGCCGACCGGCGACGAATAGCTATAGCCGTCCGCCGGGCCGTAGGTGTTGGCGTGCTTGGCGATGCTGTAGCCCTTGCCCTCGTCGAACGGAAAGGGGAACGGTCCGGTGGTACCGGCGCGCGCGGCGTATTCACGCTGGGCTTCGCTGACCATGTGGTACGTGTGCCCGGTCTTCTTCGACAACCAACTCACGTATTGCTTGATGTCGTCCATGTCCATGCACACTGCCGGCTGGCGTGGGCCCTGGGGGTAGCGTGGCTTGCTGGCGATACATTCGCGGCCGGGGCGGTCGTCGCCGTTGGCGATCTTCACGCCGGTCTGGCGCACGTAACTGTCCCATTCGCCGGCGGTGATGTGGAAACGGCTCATGGCGAACGGCTTGGCGAAGGTCACTTCATGCATCGGGCCTTCATCGGGCTCGCGCCCCACTTCATCGTCCGGGGTGCCCATGGTGAAGGTGCCGGCGGGTAGCACCACCATCTCGGGGCAGTCCTTGCAGTCCTTGAAGACCTTGCCCGGCTGCGGGGCGGCAGCCTGGGCAAGGTTGGGCAGCAGGGCCCCACACAGGGCGGTGAGTGCCAGGGCGGTCAGGGGTTTGAGTCGGGATGGAGTCATGTGGGCATCTCGTTCAAAGGGAAAAAGGTCATAACCGCTGGCTCAGCAAGGTCATGAAGCGCTGGATCTCGGCTGAGTTGTTGAGCAGGCCGGGCGAGGTACGAATGACCGGGCCGACGTCACGGTCTACCGCGTCCACCACCACGCGGTTTTTCATCAGGTGGGCCGCAACTGCATCGCTGTCCTGGCCCTTGACCCGAAAGAAGGTGAAGCCCGCCGACAGCTCGGGGCTGCGTGGTGTGACCAGTTCGATCTGCGAGTGAGCCAGCAACTGGTCTTTCAGTTCGGTATTGAGCGCATGGATGCGTGCCTGTACCGGCGCCTTGCCCAACTGCAGGTGCAACTTGAAGGCTTCGTCGGCGGCCCAGCGATGTTCGAAGGCGTGGTAGCCGCCGGGTGTCATGGTCGTGGCGAAGTCCTTGTCTTCCGAGAAGGTCGGTATCATCGGTGTGACGTATTTGTTTTCGGTCTCGCGGGCGCACACCAGGCCGGTGCCGCGCGGGCCGAACATCCACTTGTGGGTGCCTGATATAAAGAAGTCGCAGTGCATGTCCGGGAAGTCGAGGTTCTCGACGCCGAAGCCGTGCACGCCGTCGACCACATAGAGAATGCGGTCCGGCTCGTCGCGGTTGCGGTTGTGTTCGTCCACCAGCTTGCCGATCTCGCCGATGGGCAATTTCACGCCGCTGCCCGACTGCACCCACGTCATGCCCAATACGCGAGTGTTGGGGCGGATATTGCGCTGGATATTGCTCAGCACCTCATCGACCGATACCTGATTGGCGTTTTCGAACAGGCGTATTTTACGAACCTGGGTCTGCTCTTTGCGCACTCTGAAATCCAGGCTGAACTCGGTGGCATAGTGCTCGTGCACGGTGGTGAGGATTTCCTGGTCGGCGCGCACCTTGATCCCGCCATAAATCATCGCCAGCCCTTCGGACGTGCTACCGGTGAGGGCGATCTGCGCGGGTTTGGCTTTCAAATAGCGGGCGGCCCACTCGCGTACCTGGCCTTCGCGCTTCCAGGTCTCCTGCAGGTCCCAGTCCATGGCCAGCCCGGGGTTGCGATCGATCTGCTGGCGGTAGCGTTCAATGGCTTCGCGCACCGGCTTGGGGTGCGAGGCCACCAGGAAGTTGGAAAAGTGCAGGTAGTCCGGATCCTGGTTGAACAGCTGTTTGAGTCCCGTCCATGGGTCGTTTGTAGAGGCTGCCAGTGCCTCGGGCAGCAGTGCGGCGCCCAGTGGCAGGCTCGCGGCAAAGACGCCGGCCTGCTTGAGAAATGTACGGCGGTCGGTCATGGACTTACTTCGTGCTGGTTAGCGATTGGCCAATGGTTTGGCGGCTTTTTGTACCTGGTCCCACACCCGCAGGAAGTTGCCGCCCCACAGTTTGGCAATATCGGCTTCGGAGTAGCCGCGCTGGATCAATTCGGCGGTGACGTTGCGTACTTCGCCAACGTTCTCCCAGCCCTGCAAACCGCCGCCGTCGTTGAAGTCCGAGGCGATGCCGACGTGATCGATGCCGATCTTGCGCACGGTGTAGTCGATGGCGTCTCCCAGGTCCTTGAGGGTGGCCTTGGGTTCTTCTTCAAGGATGGCGTACAGCGCGCTGGCATACTCGCCGAAGCGTTGCTCGGGCCAGGCGGCAATGATTGCATCGCCGGGCATCAAGGCCATGGCCAGGTTGGGCAGTGGTGGCAGGTCGAAGCGTGCGCGCAGGGTGTTGAGCTTGTCCTGGGTCGGCTGGCTCAAGGGGCGCAGGTACGCGGGGAAGCCCACCACCTGCACCACGCCGCCGCTGTTCTTGATCAGTTGCAGTTCTTTGTCGCTGAGGTTGCGCGGGATATCCACCGACGCCCGAGGCGCCGAGTGGGATGCCACCATCGGCGTGCGGCTCAACTGCGCGACTTGCTCCAGGGCCTTGGTCGACATTTGCGATACATCGATGATCACGCCCAGGTCATTCAGGCGATGCACCGCCTGCTGGCCGATCGGCGACAGGCCTTCAAGGGCGTCGGGGGAGTCATTGAAAAACGGTAGTGGGCGCGACGAGTCGGACCAGGCGTTATTGCCGATGTAGCTGAACCCGAACATGCGCATGCCGCGTGCGGCCCACAGGTCCAGCTGGTTGAGGTCGTTGCCCAGCGGGTAGGCGTTGAGCATACTGATAAAGATCGCGAACTTGCCTTCGCCGTGCAGGCGCCGCATATCGTCCGGGGTGTAGGCGATGCCCACCTGGTTGGGAAAGTCGCGCACCATGCCGGAGATGATCTTGTAGCGCACCTCCTGCTCGTGGCGGGCCTCTTCGACAAAACCGTCGGTGGGCTTGTGCGGGGCGTTGTCGCCGTTCCAGATCTCCGGCCAGCCGAAGATCGTCAGTGCGGCACCCGACAATCGGCCCCGCGCCGCCTTGGCCAGGTCGAACTGGCCGCTGCCATCCTTGTCGGCTTCATTGCCCGCCGTGCCGAAATCCAGGGGCAGGGTGATGTGGCTGTCGAACGACAACAGGCGATCCTGCATTTCATTGGCCTGCTTTATCACCTCCAGCGGGTAGCCGGCGTTGCCCTTGAACCATTGGTCCCAGACCAGAAAGCCGGCCCCGGCGCCGATAGCCAGGGCCAACGGCAGGCCGATATACAACGCCTTTTTCGAACGTGATTTTGTCATTGCCATCTCAGTCAGTTGCGGCCTTTGCTATCAGGGAAGAACGAGCACTGGCGGGGGAAATTTAGGCAGCGCTGGCGCGACGGTAAATTTCAGCGGGCTGCAAACGTTCTAGCTCTGATCAAGCCGTTTCCTAAGGTAGCCAATGACAATCTCTCGACGTGGGTTCATCGCAGGCCTGGCGCTGACCGGCGCGGCCGTGCCGGCGGCCTTTTATGCCCATCGCGAGCTGACGCGGGAAGAAGAATTCCCCATCACCCCCGGCGAAGCCACGGTGGACCTGGCCGACACCCAGGGCCAGCACCTGGCGAACACCCTGCGCGGCGTCTGGAGCCTGCGCCTGGCAGGGCGCGATGCCGGCCTTGCGGGTTTGCCGTTGCACGGCCTGGAGCTGCTGCTCGACATCGCCCCTCGTGGCCGTGGGCTGCGGGGTTACCTGGATACCGCCGAGAACCTGCGCGCCGACGGCGAGCCACGCTATCGAGTCTTGGGCGACCTGCTGACGGGCGAGGGCGCCGTGCTCTATTGGCGGTTGATCGACCGCGACTCAGTCGGCGGTGTGCCGGCCTATGAGTTCAAGATGACCCTGGATGAAGTCTGGGCCGACTTCGGCAATGCCGGCAGCGCCACGCTCAGCGGGCAAATCCTCGACCTCGAGCGGCCCCTGGCGTTGACCGAGCGCGACAACCGTTTCATTGCGCACAAACAGCTGTTCCCCGAGGCACGGCAACGCATCGGTCTGAATCCCACCTTGCTGGCCTGGCTGATTTCTCCCGAACACCGCCTGTTTCACCAACTGTGGCACGCCACGCGTGACCAGTGGCACAAGCTCTCCGAAGAAAAACGCGAGGCCCTGCGTGGCATCGGCTGGCAACCGGGGCCCCGTGGTCAGGAGCGCGATGCCCGCGGCAAACGCAAGGATCGCAATGGCTCGGGCATCGACTTCTTCTTCATGCACCGGCATATGCTCGGTACTGCGCGCTCCATGCAAGACCTGCCGTCGTGGCCGCAATTCCCCGCGCCGCAACCGGCGCTGGAGCGTGATCGCCTGGGCTTTGTGCGCTACTTCGACAACCACGACGGCTTCGCGCTGCCGCCCTGTTGGTCGGCGCCGGACGACGCCGACTACACCCAGTGGGTCAGCGATATCAAGGCGGCCGAGACCTACCACAGCAACTTCCAGGTCTGGGAATCCCAATACCGCGACCCGCGCTACCTGGCCAGGATGACCCTGGGCCAGTTGGGCTCGGAGATGGAACTGGGCCTGCACGACTGGCTGCACATGCGCTGGGCCTCGGTGCCCCGTGACCCGTCCAACGGCGCACCTGTGCCGTTCGCCCGTGACCCAGCAGACTTCTCGGCACGCTGGTATGCGCCGGAGAATGACTTCCTTGGCGATCCGTTTTCATCCCACGTCAATCCGGTGTTCTGGCACTTCCACGGCTGGATTGATGACCGTATCGAAGACTGGTTCCGCGCCCACGAGCGTTTCAACCCGGGCGAAGTGCGTCGCCTTGAAGTCAACGGTGTGGCCTGGTTTGCGCCGGGCCGTTGGGTTGAAGTGGGCGACCCCTGGCTGGGCCCGGACACCCACGGTTGCAGCACCACGCCGGGCTTGCAGCAGGGTCGCTCGATGGAAATGGACCCGGAAATCATGAAACTGGCCCTGCGTATTACCTTCGGCGCCGATGAGGACCTGCTCAAGGGCTTGTTCAAACGCGTACCGCGGCGGCCTTGGTACGCGCGGCATTTGAAGGTCACGCCCAAGCTTTAAACGCCATTGGCAGCGTCCTGTTCCAGCTTTATCTCCGCTCTATACAGGCCGCTGACACTTAGAGGGCTACCCGTCTTGCTCATCAGGTACAACTCGTTGAAGTCGGACACGGTGTAACCATCAGCCCTTCTGAGCGGCTGGAACAAGTGGCTGGTCTGCCCACTATTGAGCGCGCGTTCCATGCCGCTGCGCATAGACGCCTCATTGGGGAATTTGGCGAGCCCGAGGTTGGGATCGTAAAAGAACCAGGTTTTTTGGCCATCCACGACTTTCACTCCGGCCGTGACGCCGTGCTTTGGATTGCTGATGAGCAAGGCTTTGGACGTGGTGGCCTTTGCCAAGTCCGCGATGATCATCTCGTGCGTGGCGTTGTGGGTCAGTTGCCCGGAATGAAAGTCGTCTCTGAGCGTGTTTTGATACCTCTCCAGGCTGTTGCGGAATGCTTCCGTGTTGGGGTGCTTGGGGTGCGCCATACTGATGAAGAAGTTTTTGATCAGCGTGTCTTGCTTGTCATCGAGAATAGCCAATGCCATGGCATTGGACAGCGCGGCACAATCGCCATCGGATGCCAGGTTGACCTGACTCAGGTAATAGCCTTGCGGCATGGAGACGACTGTTGCGCCGGCAGCGGTCATGTCGTCACTGAATTTTTTGCTGAACGCAAGGCTAGTCTCAATCGTCTGATTTTGCAGGTGCTTGAACAGCGCCCCGACTTCTGCAGGGTTTAGCCCAGGGGTCAATATCAACTCGCGCAATTGATGCTTTTTCATCGTCGGTGAGAAACCCTCGATCCCCGCAGGGTTGCCCCTGGCAAGCGCCTCTTCAAACTGCATTTGTTGGGCGGTTGGGAGGTTGCCGGGCGATAAATTCCTGGGCGGAATGAGCGTTTCGTAGAGTGCTTTGACTCTGCCTGGCAGTGCCTCCAGTTCGTCAATGCGCCTGGACAAGCTGCCCAGTACGCTGGGTGAAGCCGTGGAATCCGTGGCCAGTTTTTTCAATTGTGTGACCCCCAGATCCGGGGAGTAACCAGCAAGGCTGGTCGGGTCGACCGTACTGTACCCCTGATGGAACGCAGCCCCACCTGCGGCGGTTGACCTGGCGTCGGCAACGGCATCGTTGAAGGCTTCCGGTATGGGTTTTGTCGGGTTGAACCAGCTCGTGATCCACTCGTCGAAGGTGCCTTTGATCTCACCCTGGGTTGCCAGCAGCTTAGGGGTGAAGTCCTTGATCGGTGCGCCGTAGGGTTGGCGGGTGATGGGGTCGTAGTGATGCCACTGATTGTTTTTGTATACCGCCACACTTTCAAGGGTGCGCCCGCTGGCTTTGACCGAACCCAGCAAAGCGCTGCCATGTTCCTGGCTGATAGTTTTCAACCAATCATGGCTTTTATCCGTGGCACGTATGTTGGCAAGCCACGCCGTGGTCCTGTTCAGCCCTTTGCTGATCAGGTTTGTACCGCCAACGGCCAGGTCAGCCAACCCGTCCAAAGGGTTGAAGTTGCTCAATGTGACCATGCCGATGACTTTGCCGGTCCGTGCGACTTTGGTCACAAGGGATGCGGCGCTTGCAGCAACGTTGGTCAGTTTGCCGATGGTAGCCGCGCCGGCTGTCAGAAAGCCGAATACATCCAGGGCCAAGTCAAACCCGCCCTCAAGAGTGTTGCCTTTTTTAAAGTTTTCAATTGCCGAGCGGAAAGGAATCAAATTCATGAAGAAATCGTTCACCTGATTGGCTTTCTCATTGGCCAGGTCCTGGGTTGTTTGGCCTCTGGCGTATTTCTCTATGTCCGGGTCGTCGAGATTGAAATGCTCGACGAAGGCATCGGCGATGTGTTGAGTGCGCGTGGTGGCAAAACTATCCATAGCTGCGCCAGTCGTGCGTTCGCTTGCGTGGCTGGCACTGACGCTCGTGGGTACGAACACGTTGGTCTTGAGCTCCACATTTCCAGCATCCCTGGACTCGCGCTCTTTAACCGCCCACCTTTCAACGGGCACGATTGCGCCTTGGGTAAGGTCAATACAGTAGCCAGTGGTTTGGCCGTTACGTTCAATTTTTACCAGCAGGTTTTTTTCATAGACGGGGTTGGACTTGCTCCAGAAGCCCAACTCAGTGGAGGAGTTTCGATAATACGTAATTTTGCCGTACTCGAAGTTCTTGCGGTCTTCCAGGGGCAATTGAGCGATCAGGTGTTTGACGGTCGTGCCAAGGGCGACTTTTTTCTGCTTGATCGTTTCCTCAAAGCGCTTTTCGAAGTTGCCGCTCACATCAAACCGGTAGCGGGCGTTCAGGTCTTTTATCGGTACACGTTTGTCCGCCGATTCAAACAGGTAGGGCAATCTCAGATCCATCATTGCGATGTCCAGCATCGAGTGACGGCCATAGAGCCATGTATGAGCCTTGTTCTGCCCTGTGCGCGGCGTGTTGGTGGTCTTTATCAGCTTTTGTCTGAACAGATCGCCCAGATCGCCATATCGTTCTACCAGCACGGCCATGGCCATTTTTTCGCGAGTAGGGAGTTCCATATCCAGTGCTCGGGACGCGGCGAGCATGTCCTGCTGGCGTTGTGTGAAGGTGGTTTTCAGGCTTTCGAGTTCCTGCAGGCTGTATTGCGTGTCGTCCTTGCGTGCAATCACGTTATGGCAAACCCCCCAATCTACCAGTGCGGCCGTGCGCGCTCGCTCAGCCGCCTCAGGTTGCGCCAGCCTGGCACGTTCACCTTCCTGCATCACCTGGACGTAGGTCATGTTCGGGACTTTTCCCGGCGTACCGGCTTCAATGGCTGCCGCAGCAATCACCAGGTTCAGCCAGGCGGGGCTGCCAGGCCTTACAGTGGCTGGGATGTCCTTGATCAGATAGACAGGCGCTTTCCTGGCCAGTAATGCATACGCGCCGACTTTGGACAGCGCAGGGCTGATCCTGGCGCTGTCGATCAGGTACTTGCTCAATGCATCCAGGACCGAGGAAGCAGGTTTACCCCAGTGGTTCTCGTGCGCCAGATCGAATCCCGCCACTTTATGGCGGTGAGGTGCGGTGATGGATTCTGGGTCCAATTGCAGGTGAATGGCGGCCATCAGGTAGTCCGTGGCGCTGTTGGCCGTGGCAATACCGCCGGACTGCTCCTGCAGGTATTTGCCCAGCGTTTGCCCAGCGGCACCGTTAAGCAAGGCCTCCAGCGCCTGGGCGGGATCACTGTGTACCTCAGTGGGCAGTGGGTGCTCGGCCAGCAAAGCCTCCAGAGCGTTCTGGTAATCTGACCTCATGGAGATAATGCGCAGTCGACTCTGTTCAGCCTGGCTCAGGGGAGTTGACCATGACAACGCTCCACCAAAATCCCCCAGTGGTTGCGCCAGGGCTTGCTGTTTTACCGTATTTATCAGCTCAATCAGCGAAAGCTTGGTGGTCGGTATCGACCAACCCTTGGCCCTGATAAAGCTCTCCAGTGTCGCCCCTTCACTGGGGCGCATAGGAAACGATGAGTCAGGATGAATATCCAGTGGTGCTCTTAAGGTGACAAGTATTGCTTGAGGCGTGGTGTTTACATCCAATTGTGGCGCGATGGCTGCGAGTTTCGTTGCCAGCAGCTGCAGGTCATGCCTGTCGCCGAACCCTTGCTTAAAGGTTTTCGGCGCAATGGCACGCTTCTCGGAGTCGACGGCAGGGAAGGTGGTTGCCGGTTCGATTGCGGGTGCCTGGTGGGGCGGCCTATCAGGCTTGGGGGTATGGAAGGGTCTGTTGTACCAGTGTGATTCGGCGTGTGTAGTCGGGTTGAGCATGGATGGCGGACCTGTAAGTCGAATAGCAAATAGGCAAGTTTCCTAAGGTGTACGCTTGAGCTTCAGACGCCGAGTTGGGTGAAGGAAAGGGGCGCCAGGGTTCCCCTCCGGCAGAGAATGGAGTGTGACTAATAGCGACACGCGGTCGAATTACCCCCTATGGGCTAAACAGCCTTCACGCTTGCTCTTGTTCCCGTAATTGCACACTCATCTGATCGCAACTGCGCGCCCAGTCACTGAGCCATTGGGGCATAGGTGGCGACGTTTCTTCCAGACCCAGTTCGCGCACGAAATCCGACGGCGGCACGTTGCCCTTGGCGCCGCGGAACACTCCACGGATCACCACCACGCCGATTACTCGGCCATGGCTGACGAAGCGGTGCTCCATCAGGCTCCACTTGTGGTCCCAGCCGAGCATTCGGGTGTGCACTTCAAATACCTCGAACAGTTTCAACTCGCGACGAAACTTGCCCCAGGTATCGCCCACGATCGGCACTGCCTTGTGGCGCAGCGCCACGCGAAAGGCACCCGTGCGCAGCACAAAATCCATGCGCGCCACATCTGCCAGGGTGAAATAGCGACCATTGGTGACATGCCGGTTCAGATCCAGGTCCAACGGCCAAACCCTCATGCGCACCACCGTAGTGGCCAGGCCGTGGACCGGTTTGCGCCAGGGGCGGCGCAACAGCATGTGCAGTAATCGAAACCAGAGATTCATGAAAAGACGCCAGACAGTTGAACAATGACCGCACTGTAAAGGTGAGGAATCGGATAAGGTAGGTGCGCAAATGACTTATTTCATGCGAAAAGCGCAAACTGGTTTTTAAATGCACATTACCTTGCTTCTGGCTGACCGATGTTCCGCTGCCAATGCCACCCTCGCCATGGAAGTACTCAGTGCGGCCAACCTGTTTGCGGATAGCCCGTGCTTTGAGGTGGTGCTGGCTTCCCTGGATGGGCAGGCGGTGGTGACATGGGGCGGCCAGCGCCTGGAGGTGGATTGCAGCGTGGCGCAGGTGGCCCGGACCGACCTGGTATTGATCCCAGGCTTTCTGTTTACCCTCAAGGAAGTCTTGCCGACGTTTGCCGCTTACGGCCCTTGGTTGCGTGAGCAGCACGGTCGTGGCGCAGTGCTGGCCTCGATGTGCACGGCCGCGTTTCTCTTGGCCGAAACGGGCCTGTTGCAGGGCTTGCGCGCCACCACCCATTGGGCGTTTACCGAGTTCTTCCGTCGTCGCTATGCCCAGGTCTGCCTGGATGAGGGGCAGATCCTCTGCGAAGAAAACCGCTTGATTACCTGCGGTGGCGCCACGGCGGCGATGGATTTGATGCTGCACCTGATCCGCCGCTTCGGCTCTGCGGAACTGGCTTATACCTGCGGCAAATATTTGCTGATCGATACCGGGCGCACCGAACAGTCGGTGTATGCCATGTGGTCGTTGCCCAAAAGCCACGGGGATAGCGAGATTCTGCGCGTACAGCACTGGTTGGAGCAGCACTTTACCGAGTCATTGGTGATCGACGAGGTGGCCCGGCGCTTCGGCTTTGGCGTGCGTAATTTCAAGCGCCGCTTCAAGGACGCCACCGGTCATACGCCAATCGGCTACCTGCAAACTCTGCGTCTGGAACGGGCCAAGCAGATGCTTGAGTCAACGCGCATGACGCTCGACAGCATTACCTATGCCGTTGGCTATGAAGACAGCAATTCGTTTCGACGCCTGTTTCAGCAGCGGGTGGGTATGTTGCCGGCGGCGTATCGCAAGAAATTCCTGATCGTCCAGGGCTGACCCAAATGTGGAAGGGGCGGTGCGACGATTCGACTTCCCCCGGAGGCGACCTGACAGCCGAGCAAATCGCAGACGAAAAAAAAACGGCTGATCAGGCCGGTTTGGGGGCTCCCGCAAACAGCGCGGGGTTATACGTGGGAGCTCAGCAGACGCTCGGCACCACCTTCGGCCAAGCCACGTTCCTGCAAGCGGTCAGCACCACCTTCGGCCAAGCCACGTTCCTGCAAGCGGTCAGCACCACCTTCGGCCAAGCCACGTTCCTGCAAGCGGTCAGCACCACCTTCGGCCAGGCCACGTTCCTGCAAGCGATCCGCGCCACCTTCGGCGACACGAGTTTCCATCAGGCGGTCGGCACCGCCTTCGGCGACTACCGGGTGGGCAAACGCGTTTGCAGCGAGTACCGAGAAAGCGAGGCTAAGCAGGATTTGGCGTTTCATGATGGTGTGCTCCGAGTGCTTTGGTTGGGTGCCGTTTGGCATGGGTTTGATGTTACGCGCTGCATGTTTTAAGAGAACTTCATTGCGCTGATGGTGACTATCGATGCCAGCGATGGTCCCGCTTACGGGGCCATCACTGTGGCCGTCATGGCATCTGCGGCAGTTCGTTGGGGCGCAGGTCAAACACCAGCACCTCGGCGTCTTCGCCATGGCTCAGGCGGATCTGGCGCTCGTCGCGCACTCGCACACCGTCGCCTTCCTGCAAGCGCTGACCATTGAGTTCAACGCTGCCGCGTGCCACATGGACGTAGGCGTAGCGATCCGGTGCCAGCTCCAGGCGGGTACTTTCGTCAGCGTCGAACAGCCCGGCATACACCCGTGCGTCCTGGCGCACTTTCAGCGAACCGTTGGCGCCGTCCGGCGAGATGATCAACTGCAAGCGCCCACGTTTTTGCGCTTCACTGAAGTGCTCCTGCTGATAGCGTGGCTTGGCGCCGGCTTCGTTGGGCACGATCCAGATTTGCAGGAAATGCACACCAAGGCGCTGGCTGTGGTTGAACTCGCTGTGGGCCACGCCGCTGCCGGCGCTCATCAGTTGCACATCGCCGGGGCGAATCACCGAACCGGTGCCCAGGGTGTCCTTGTGCTCCAGTGCGCCTTCAAGCACATAGGAGAAGATCTCCATGTCGCGGTGGGGGTGCTGGCCGAAGCCTTTACCCGCGGCGACACGGTCATCATTGATCACCAGCAGGTCGGAAAACCCCTGCTCCTTGGGGTTCCAGTAGTTGGCGAAAGAGAAGGTGTGGAACGACT
This genomic stretch from Pseudomonas synxantha BG33R harbors:
- a CDS encoding GlxA family transcriptional regulator: MHITLLLADRCSAANATLAMEVLSAANLFADSPCFEVVLASLDGQAVVTWGGQRLEVDCSVAQVARTDLVLIPGFLFTLKEVLPTFAAYGPWLREQHGRGAVLASMCTAAFLLAETGLLQGLRATTHWAFTEFFRRRYAQVCLDEGQILCEENRLITCGGATAAMDLMLHLIRRFGSAELAYTCGKYLLIDTGRTEQSVYAMWSLPKSHGDSEILRVQHWLEQHFTESLVIDEVARRFGFGVRNFKRRFKDATGHTPIGYLQTLRLERAKQMLESTRMTLDSITYAVGYEDSNSFRRLFQQRVGMLPAAYRKKFLIVQG
- a CDS encoding formyltransferase family protein: MTKKNLVYVWSLRNAAADKAGQPVAYKDHERYMKSVLEFLVGSLNDTPLGEVYNLVGVVYDDDEQNPRDQQLVADYGFAYKPGRQWLYPADLRVQGKLVNDLLLSVPSTYRRLPRGSAEHIAGKQDFERRLHDTLVELKADIVVLDGLLVILDELVRPGAPFARRIMNIHPGITRIESPYERRGAYATWNALYGARGQAVVDWATRQTQPCEPLYLTGASFHYVDNGIDSGEVFHDVLKTEISPEDTILELRWNNFNNSLFPALHEGLELLAKQG
- a CDS encoding acyl-CoA thioesterase; amino-acid sequence: MNLWFRLLHMLLRRPWRKPVHGLATTVVRMRVWPLDLDLNRHVTNGRYFTLADVARMDFVLRTGAFRVALRHKAVPIVGDTWGKFRRELKLFEVFEVHTRMLGWDHKWSLMEHRFVSHGRVIGVVVIRGVFRGAKGNVPPSDFVRELGLEETSPPMPQWLSDWARSCDQMSVQLREQEQA
- the pvdM gene encoding pyoverdine-tailoring dipeptidase-like protein PvdM, producing MTKSRSKKALYIGLPLALAIGAGAGFLVWDQWFKGNAGYPLEVIKQANEMQDRLLSFDSHITLPLDFGTAGNEADKDGSGQFDLAKAARGRLSGAALTIFGWPEIWNGDNAPHKPTDGFVEEARHEQEVRYKIISGMVRDFPNQVGIAYTPDDMRRLHGEGKFAIFISMLNAYPLGNDLNQLDLWAARGMRMFGFSYIGNNAWSDSSRPLPFFNDSPDALEGLSPIGQQAVHRLNDLGVIIDVSQMSTKALEQVAQLSRTPMVASHSAPRASVDIPRNLSDKELQLIKNSGGVVQVVGFPAYLRPLSQPTQDKLNTLRARFDLPPLPNLAMALMPGDAIIAAWPEQRFGEYASALYAILEEEPKATLKDLGDAIDYTVRKIGIDHVGIASDFNDGGGLQGWENVGEVRNVTAELIQRGYSEADIAKLWGGNFLRVWDQVQKAAKPLANR
- a CDS encoding formylglycine-generating enzyme family protein, with the protein product MTPSRLKPLTALALTALCGALLPNLAQAAAPQPGKVFKDCKDCPEMVVLPAGTFTMGTPDDEVGREPDEGPMHEVTFAKPFAMSRFHITAGEWDSYVRQTGVKIANGDDRPGRECIASKPRYPQGPRQPAVCMDMDDIKQYVSWLSKKTGHTYHMVSEAQREYAARAGTTGPFPFPFDEGKGYSIAKHANTYGPADGYSYSSPVGSYPPNAFGMYDMHGNVYERVADCEHPNYIGAPTDGSAWVEPNCEAYQIRGNDWGEAPVFSRSGNRNNIYPQTRGDWIGFRVVREL
- a CDS encoding aminotransferase class V-fold PLP-dependent enzyme, producing the protein MTDRRTFLKQAGVFAASLPLGAALLPEALAASTNDPWTGLKQLFNQDPDYLHFSNFLVASHPKPVREAIERYRQQIDRNPGLAMDWDLQETWKREGQVREWAARYLKAKPAQIALTGSTSEGLAMIYGGIKVRADQEILTTVHEHYATEFSLDFRVRKEQTQVRKIRLFENANQVSVDEVLSNIQRNIRPNTRVLGMTWVQSGSGVKLPIGEIGKLVDEHNRNRDEPDRILYVVDGVHGFGVENLDFPDMHCDFFISGTHKWMFGPRGTGLVCARETENKYVTPMIPTFSEDKDFATTMTPGGYHAFEHRWAADEAFKLHLQLGKAPVQARIHALNTELKDQLLAHSQIELVTPRSPELSAGFTFFRVKGQDSDAVAAHLMKNRVVVDAVDRDVGPVIRTSPGLLNNSAEIQRFMTLLSQRL